Proteins from a genomic interval of Micromonospora sp. NBC_00389:
- a CDS encoding GNAT family N-acetyltransferase has product MNTLLVRPGQPGDVAAVTALLAQGLADDPVAEWLVPDPAERQAVFQGLLAMEVDHSVEWGDVDLLPDMSGVAVWRRHPADDAPVLSDHHLGTFTRRALPRFQQLSALVGSYQSDAPHQWLAWLYVTRDRRRQGIGAKLLARHHEVVDQLGYPVDAVVTNQPARDFLQANGYLAGLPLHLPSGPRLWPLRRIARPVAVRPTTSSRIG; this is encoded by the coding sequence GTGAACACCCTGCTCGTACGACCCGGGCAGCCCGGCGATGTGGCAGCGGTCACCGCTCTTCTGGCCCAAGGCCTCGCCGATGATCCGGTGGCCGAGTGGCTTGTTCCCGACCCGGCAGAGCGGCAAGCCGTCTTCCAGGGACTACTGGCAATGGAAGTCGACCACTCCGTTGAGTGGGGCGACGTCGACCTGCTGCCGGACATGAGCGGCGTCGCGGTGTGGCGTCGACATCCAGCCGACGACGCGCCCGTGTTGTCGGATCACCACCTGGGCACCTTCACGAGGCGGGCGTTACCCCGGTTCCAGCAGCTCAGCGCATTGGTGGGCAGCTACCAGTCCGATGCCCCGCATCAGTGGCTGGCATGGCTGTACGTGACGCGGGACCGCCGCAGGCAGGGCATCGGCGCGAAGCTGCTCGCTCGTCACCATGAAGTCGTTGACCAGCTCGGTTACCCGGTGGACGCAGTGGTGACCAATCAGCCCGCCCGGGACTTCCTGCAGGCCAACGGCTACCTCGCCGGCCTGCCGCTGCACCTGCCGAGTGGGCCCCGACTCTGGCCACTGCGCCGCATCGCCCGCCCAGTCGCCGTCCGCCCTACAACGTCGAGCCGGATCGGCTGA
- a CDS encoding DUF7003 family protein, translating to MRSAEILDQLDTAAADFMFPDLGHGYYYAVDARLHAYRDAQRWALIVEALGYSPRAGNLIDVLHVFSNCLTEGEPGYGNEDFLSRVDNWDEIEDVDQPEIYHGTSIVVRGRRIAVAAERGEDLVDVLRRLVPDHRDLLLADEVELRRRIPADIPEIMRLDQWHHPDLLQDTVPSQSMTCRQLADVLTTGDVRRYAPDMPPNTHWSYWPESGNL from the coding sequence ATGCGCTCCGCCGAGATTCTCGACCAGCTCGACACCGCGGCCGCAGACTTCATGTTTCCGGACCTGGGCCACGGCTACTACTACGCGGTTGATGCCCGGCTTCACGCCTACCGAGACGCGCAGCGTTGGGCGCTCATCGTTGAGGCGTTGGGATACTCGCCCAGGGCTGGCAACCTCATCGACGTCCTTCACGTCTTCAGCAACTGTCTGACCGAGGGCGAACCGGGCTACGGCAACGAGGACTTCCTGAGCCGGGTCGACAACTGGGACGAGATCGAGGACGTTGACCAGCCTGAGATCTATCACGGAACGTCGATTGTGGTACGAGGCCGGCGGATCGCGGTAGCCGCCGAGCGGGGTGAGGATCTGGTGGACGTGCTTCGCCGGCTCGTCCCGGACCACCGGGACCTGCTCCTGGCCGACGAAGTCGAGCTGCGGCGGCGGATCCCGGCCGACATCCCAGAGATCATGCGGCTGGATCAGTGGCACCACCCAGACCTTCTCCAGGACACAGTTCCCAGTCAGTCAATGACCTGCCGCCAGCTCGCCGACGTGTTGACGACAGGAGATGTGAGACGGTACGCACCAGACATGCCGCCCAACACGCACTGGTCCTACTGGCCAGAGTCCGGGAACCTGTAG
- a CDS encoding GNAT family N-acetyltransferase, which yields MTDIGTSVTVRQAGRSDAEDLISVLAEAFFDGPVADWLVPGHNDRRAVYRRYFELVLNHGFDNGHVDTTADLSAVAIWYPRPEPPPNGSLEHPAVLEAATGVNAPKFSLLDAVFEAYHPSEPHHYLAYVAVSPEQQNRGVGAALLGHHHRQLDALGMPAYLEASNLRNRELYVRLGYRAGPPLILPTTGPTIWRMWRGQPDAARPTGFPESGPLPRRRAL from the coding sequence ATGACCGACATCGGCACCAGCGTCACGGTGCGCCAGGCAGGCCGCAGCGACGCGGAGGATTTGATTTCCGTCCTCGCCGAGGCGTTCTTCGACGGGCCCGTAGCCGACTGGCTGGTCCCTGGCCACAACGACCGCCGCGCCGTCTACCGCCGTTACTTCGAGCTGGTCTTGAACCACGGCTTCGACAACGGCCACGTCGACACCACCGCAGACCTATCCGCCGTCGCGATCTGGTACCCGCGCCCCGAACCCCCGCCCAATGGCTCACTGGAGCATCCGGCAGTGCTGGAAGCGGCCACCGGGGTGAACGCGCCAAAGTTCTCCCTCCTCGACGCGGTGTTCGAGGCGTATCACCCGAGCGAGCCACATCACTACCTCGCCTACGTCGCCGTCAGCCCCGAGCAGCAGAACCGCGGGGTCGGCGCCGCGTTGCTTGGCCACCACCACCGCCAGCTCGATGCGCTCGGCATGCCCGCGTACCTGGAGGCCAGCAACCTGCGCAACCGCGAGTTGTACGTCAGACTCGGGTACCGAGCAGGGCCACCGCTGATCCTTCCCACCACCGGGCCGACGATCTGGCGGATGTGGCGCGGGCAACCCGACGCCGCCCGGCCTACGGGCTTTCCCGAGAGCGGACCGCTCCCACGCCGGAGGGCCCTGTGA
- a CDS encoding GOLPH3/VPS74 family protein: MPAHSEPVPPHRPVKAVGTAAAISPRIADEFFYMAHDDQTGRPRLYDTGLASGLAAALLIELYYERRITFEHGKVQVLHTFPPKDWLQHFVLDRLIAQPQHTDTRTWLTFIATTAYEQVATRMWQVGLLRQQQVSRLWRQRTVYVPTDINTAAWSWARLSQQVRNYRQLDHFDIALAGLTLHTQLDTALLDGAPYSAQAHLRQLVNQSWLPLRDLLADLNSVIGAGVLSHRTS; the protein is encoded by the coding sequence ATGCCCGCCCACAGCGAGCCAGTACCGCCACATCGGCCTGTGAAAGCCGTCGGTACCGCTGCCGCAATATCCCCGCGCATCGCCGATGAGTTCTTCTACATGGCCCACGACGACCAGACCGGCCGGCCCCGGCTCTACGACACTGGACTGGCCTCGGGCCTCGCCGCCGCGCTGCTCATCGAGCTGTACTACGAACGCCGCATCACGTTCGAGCACGGGAAGGTCCAAGTCCTCCACACCTTTCCGCCGAAGGATTGGCTGCAACACTTCGTCCTCGACCGGTTGATCGCTCAGCCGCAGCACACCGACACCCGGACCTGGCTGACGTTTATCGCCACCACCGCCTACGAGCAGGTCGCCACACGCATGTGGCAGGTCGGGCTCCTCCGACAGCAGCAAGTCAGCCGGCTCTGGCGACAGCGCACCGTCTACGTGCCGACCGACATCAACACTGCCGCCTGGTCGTGGGCACGACTGTCGCAGCAGGTACGCAACTACCGGCAGCTCGACCATTTCGACATCGCGCTGGCCGGCCTGACGCTGCATACCCAGCTGGACACAGCCCTGCTCGACGGCGCGCCGTACAGCGCTCAGGCGCACCTGCGCCAACTGGTCAATCAATCGTGGCTACCGCTACGTGACCTCCTCGCCGACCTCAACAGCGTCATCGGCGCAGGCGTTCTCAGCCACCGCACCTCCTGA
- a CDS encoding ISL3 family transposase, whose protein sequence is MIKTLFPQLTSLVIDEVVDQGPVLRVRARTPTVAVSCPQCGQPAERVHAYHRRRLADLPVGGRGVIIDLRVRRLLCPTESCPQRTFREQVPALTYRWARRTRELTGLVGDLAVVAAGRAGSAVLSRLGVRISRSTVLRVLMAMPISQAPVPAVLSVDDFALRRGRRYASLLIDAVTHRRVDVLPDRKAATLAAWLREHPQVKVVCRDGSAAYAEAIRDGAPHAVQVSDRWHLWNNLAKAVEKTVIAHSRCWHDIPARPGQALDQRTRERHAAVHTLLDQGVGLLECARRLGWALNTVKRYARASTADDLQRPPRYRQTLVDPFRDHLRRRRADDPKVAVTRLLDEIRELGYAGSANLLVRYLNQGRAEAERTPPSPRRLVSWLMTRPENLPAHHHSHLHDLLATCPQLSVLARRVGEFAALLAGRRGEDLDAWMTAVDADALPALHGFVHGLRMDLPAVVAGLTLPYSNGPMEGANTKVKLLKRQMYGRAGFALLRQRILLA, encoded by the coding sequence TTGATCAAGACCTTGTTCCCGCAGCTGACTTCGCTGGTCATTGATGAGGTGGTGGATCAGGGCCCGGTCTTGCGGGTGCGGGCCCGGACGCCGACGGTGGCGGTGTCGTGCCCGCAGTGCGGCCAGCCGGCGGAACGGGTGCACGCCTATCACCGACGACGGCTGGCGGATCTGCCCGTCGGCGGTCGGGGTGTGATCATCGATCTGCGTGTGCGCAGGCTGCTGTGCCCGACCGAGTCCTGCCCGCAACGCACGTTTCGGGAGCAGGTGCCCGCGCTGACCTACCGGTGGGCGCGGCGGACCCGTGAGTTGACCGGGTTGGTCGGTGATCTGGCTGTGGTCGCGGCCGGCCGGGCAGGATCGGCGGTGCTGTCGCGGCTGGGCGTGCGGATCTCACGTTCGACAGTGCTGCGCGTGCTGATGGCCATGCCGATCTCGCAGGCTCCGGTGCCTGCGGTGCTGAGTGTGGATGACTTCGCGCTGCGCCGGGGCCGCCGCTATGCGAGCTTGCTGATCGACGCGGTCACCCATCGCCGTGTCGATGTGTTGCCTGACCGCAAGGCGGCCACTTTGGCCGCGTGGCTGCGGGAGCATCCGCAGGTGAAGGTCGTCTGCCGCGACGGATCCGCCGCCTATGCCGAAGCCATCCGCGATGGCGCGCCGCATGCGGTGCAGGTCAGCGACCGGTGGCACCTGTGGAACAACCTGGCCAAGGCGGTCGAGAAGACCGTCATCGCCCACAGCCGCTGCTGGCACGACATCCCAGCCCGCCCAGGCCAGGCCCTGGATCAGCGCACCCGCGAGCGGCATGCGGCCGTGCATACCCTGCTCGACCAGGGCGTTGGCCTGCTGGAGTGTGCCCGCCGGCTGGGCTGGGCCTTGAACACCGTGAAGCGTTACGCCCGGGCGAGCACCGCTGATGATCTGCAGCGGCCGCCGCGTTACCGGCAGACGCTGGTTGACCCGTTCCGGGATCATCTGCGCCGCCGGCGCGCCGACGACCCGAAGGTTGCGGTGACCCGGCTGCTCGACGAGATCCGCGAGCTCGGCTATGCCGGCAGCGCGAACTTGCTGGTCCGCTACCTCAACCAGGGCCGCGCCGAGGCCGAACGCACCCCGCCATCACCGCGCCGCCTGGTCTCCTGGCTCATGACCAGGCCCGAGAACCTTCCCGCTCATCACCACAGCCACCTGCACGACCTGCTCGCCACCTGCCCTCAACTGAGCGTGCTGGCCCGCAGGGTCGGTGAGTTCGCCGCCCTGCTCGCCGGACGTCGCGGCGAGGACCTCGACGCGTGGATGACCGCTGTCGACGCCGACGCCCTGCCTGCCCTGCACGGCTTCGTCCACGGCCTTCGGATGGACCTGCCCGCCGTCGTGGCCGGGCTGACCCTGCCCTACAGCAACGGCCCCATGGAAGGCGCCAACACCAAGGTCAAACTCCTGAAACGGCAAATGTACGGCCGAGCCGGCTTCGCCCTCCTACGACAGCGAATCCTGCTCGCGTAG
- a CDS encoding DUF2199 domain-containing protein, giving the protein MRHTTKLCSCCGQPTDVHDRQARFRLPDPVLDTRMQHRARGAWLSHATPDASVMMQVPGVGAFVRALLPVQLTGGFSATFGVWVALDPADLQRASAVWSEPEYQDLRLQGWLANALPVWGLLTAPVELEVRDPEQTPYCAHSSDPGLAKVLAEVWPHEDVLPRLP; this is encoded by the coding sequence ATGCGGCACACCACCAAGCTGTGTTCTTGCTGCGGGCAGCCAACGGATGTCCATGACCGGCAGGCCCGGTTCCGGCTGCCTGATCCTGTCCTTGACACGCGCATGCAGCACCGGGCACGAGGCGCCTGGCTGAGTCATGCGACCCCGGACGCTTCGGTGATGATGCAGGTTCCCGGGGTGGGCGCCTTCGTGCGGGCACTGCTCCCCGTGCAGCTGACCGGTGGCTTCAGCGCCACATTCGGGGTGTGGGTCGCCCTCGATCCCGCTGACCTCCAGCGCGCGTCCGCAGTGTGGTCGGAGCCGGAGTATCAGGACCTACGGCTCCAGGGTTGGCTCGCGAACGCCCTGCCGGTTTGGGGCCTGCTCACTGCCCCAGTCGAGTTGGAGGTGCGTGACCCGGAGCAGACGCCGTACTGCGCGCACAGTTCTGACCCCGGTCTGGCCAAGGTGCTCGCTGAGGTTTGGCCGCATGAGGATGTGCTGCCGAGGCTGCCATGA
- a CDS encoding APC family permease yields the protein MPHSKPDTVTAVLARGRLGIPSVVFFVIAAAAPLTVIAGGATTGYAVTGVAGIPVSYLVVAAVLALFAVGYVAMSRRIVNAGAFYTYVTRGLGRPAGVAAAMVALLAYNAMQIGLYGGFGAVLAQFLQSQYGWDTTWWLCALIAWAVVAVLGLLRIDLNGKVLAVMLIAECAVALVFDAVMVGRPASGTVTFDTLAPSHIFAAGIGAALVTAITGFVGFEGTVVFSEETKDPRRTVPRATYIAVAITGLLYGLSAWAMSVATGPDRIVEAARADGTDLIFNLVAPHLGTSFVTIGRVLFITSLFAALLSFHHTVARYLFALGRERVLPAALGRTSHRTGAPKVGSIVQSVVAVAVLVGYAVANADPIVHLFFWVTVTGGLGVLALMTVTSAAVVGFFARIRHTEGPWRAVVAPLMATIALAAILAVTVQEFDTLLGVHPHSPLRWLFPATYAIVALLGAAWALVLRTAKPDVYNAIGLGAESATASLRSPAAVRQPA from the coding sequence ATGCCCCACTCGAAACCTGACACGGTCACGGCTGTCCTGGCACGCGGCCGACTCGGAATCCCGTCCGTGGTGTTCTTCGTGATCGCCGCGGCCGCGCCACTCACCGTCATCGCCGGCGGAGCAACCACCGGGTACGCCGTTACCGGTGTGGCGGGCATTCCCGTGTCGTATCTGGTCGTCGCCGCCGTGCTCGCCTTGTTCGCGGTCGGCTACGTCGCCATGTCCCGGCGGATCGTCAACGCCGGCGCCTTCTACACCTACGTCACCCGGGGACTTGGCCGCCCGGCCGGCGTCGCCGCAGCCATGGTTGCGCTACTGGCCTACAACGCCATGCAAATCGGCCTGTACGGCGGGTTCGGGGCGGTCCTCGCCCAGTTCCTGCAGAGCCAGTACGGCTGGGACACCACTTGGTGGCTGTGCGCTCTGATCGCCTGGGCCGTCGTCGCCGTTCTCGGTTTGCTGCGCATCGACCTGAACGGCAAGGTGCTGGCGGTCATGCTCATCGCCGAGTGCGCCGTCGCCCTCGTCTTCGACGCGGTAATGGTCGGCCGCCCCGCCAGCGGGACGGTCACCTTCGACACCCTCGCCCCGTCGCACATCTTCGCCGCCGGAATCGGCGCCGCACTGGTCACCGCGATCACGGGTTTCGTCGGCTTCGAGGGCACCGTCGTCTTCAGCGAGGAGACCAAGGACCCGCGCCGGACCGTACCGCGTGCCACGTACATCGCCGTGGCGATCACCGGTCTGCTCTACGGCCTGTCGGCGTGGGCCATGTCCGTCGCCACCGGTCCCGACAGGATCGTGGAAGCCGCCCGCGCGGACGGGACCGATCTGATCTTCAACCTCGTCGCGCCGCACCTCGGCACGAGCTTCGTCACGATCGGCCGCGTCCTCTTCATCACCAGTTTGTTCGCCGCCCTGCTGTCGTTTCACCACACCGTGGCCCGGTACCTGTTCGCCCTCGGGCGTGAGCGGGTGCTCCCCGCCGCGCTGGGTCGGACCAGCCACCGCACCGGCGCGCCGAAGGTCGGTTCGATCGTCCAGAGCGTCGTCGCGGTGGCCGTACTCGTCGGCTACGCGGTGGCGAACGCCGACCCGATCGTGCACCTCTTCTTCTGGGTCACAGTGACCGGTGGCCTCGGCGTCCTGGCCCTGATGACCGTGACCTCTGCCGCGGTGGTCGGCTTCTTCGCCCGGATCAGACACACCGAGGGGCCTTGGCGGGCCGTCGTCGCGCCGCTGATGGCCACGATCGCGCTGGCGGCGATCCTCGCCGTCACCGTGCAGGAGTTCGACACCCTCCTCGGCGTTCACCCACACTCGCCGCTGCGCTGGCTCTTCCCTGCCACGTACGCCATCGTCGCCCTCCTCGGCGCGGCCTGGGCGCTGGTCCTTCGCACCGCTAAGCCGGACGTCTACAACGCCATCGGCCTCGGCGCGGAGAGCGCCACCGCGTCCCTCCGCAGCCCTGCCGCCGTCCGTCAGCCGGCCTGA